AGACACAATCAAAGCTATATACTTATTTCGCATGCCCTcacaattccattacatttaaagtatgattatcatgttcccatatTTGCCCAAAACtcatcatgatcatgcaacactcggtcatagtgatatcatcaataatGGCATTTTTCACACAtttataacatcatacattcgagctaacatgtatagatttatatattcaacatggCTAAGCAAGTACTACCAAAACATATTCATCAAtcgcacacacacatacacacacatacacacacacacacacatatatatatatatatatatatatatatatgtatatatatatatgtatatatatatatatatacatatatatatatacatatatatatatatatatatatatatatatatatatatacatacacacacacacattcacCATTCAAGGCCATATCAACACTTAAGCATCCATTGCTAATCATGCTCTTAAGAAATTCAAACTACCAATCATCagtaacatatatctctagctaaAAACATTCAATTCAAATCTACACCATTCAAAGTAAAGAAAAACATGTTAGGAATCACCTTTCAAAATTTCATCTAAATCATACAGTTAACGAATCGGGAAACgcagttttacaaaaactgcGCATACTAGTAGGGacctggcgcctggcggtacaaaaCACAATTGTTGCTCTCCTCTCAGTAATCACCAAAAGCATCCTCCAAAAGAATCTTATTTTGCAcaaaccaaggtttgaacccacaaccatgtcaAGGCCAAGTCAATGCACCATGCCTTATAACCTCTTATCCCACAACCATGCTTGtatgcaaaataattaaataataaaaataacccaTAAATGGCATTCACAaaactcaaacccaagtcctccccACACCGTCAACATGCTCTACCACTTAAGCTACCATTGTTCTTATCTTTTCTCTCCACATTAAATAACTTAGGAATTTCCGCtatcgcatttattaattaaatacttttttttttatttaattttcttgggtcttacatcAACCACAACAGTTGAAAGTACAGAACAATCACAAGGAATCTTTTGCTGAGCCTAACAAATGTTGTTGAGCTGCACATGAGCTTGAACCAGTGATGAGGTACATTACATGGAATAAGCAGTGAAGTAAAGCCTTGAACATCAGAATATCAGAAGAAGATTATGTGGTTGAgcataaatgtaaaaaaaaaaactcagaaaAGAAGTTAATGTGGTTAAGCCCATAAAACTTGGCTAAGCACTACCCATTTCAAACCATAAAACAATGCCCCCTCTTCTGgttacactactaaaaattctcatattatatgagaattttcttgcaaatttgttaaaaaaatttgcaagaaaagactttttcctaCTATGTTTCCTAAGGATCTAAATTGGTAGGTAATTCCTTCATgggtaagtatttcctacataattataaaattcgtaagtatttcctacaaaatttgttgcgaaaagtgttttatacaaaatattttgcaaaaaaattggtactaatttcctgcaattttttttttcataacaaaatttataagtatttcctataaaaaaaattcaaaacaaaattggcaggaaatatgagtttttttagtagtgttagataatcaaatttgtgggtAATAGGCTTCCTTCctctttaaatttcttaaaaatattgtttaaggAGAGACAAAATAGAGGTTGAGTGGATTTGTGTGTATTAATGGGTTCACTCTCCATCATGAGTGGCTAAAACTCAAGGAGCAAGGTTGGATGTAATTGATCTTCCCCTTTTCTATTTGCTATTTATCTTCTTAAGTATCAATTGTTGTTTGATTTAGTAGATTgtgaattgttttatttttctcttttgattTAATTGTTTCAAATTGAGTTGGAAAACTAGTTTGAATTGTGGTCCAAACACTTTGCTATACATGTATTAGTGCCTAATTGGTAGCTAGAGGGGATATTGGGCAGAAGAGTCTGGAACATTAAAGTAGGGATTTATTCTACTAAGATTTAAGGAATCACCTTGGGTCTAAATTTCCCTAGGTTATAGATTATAGGGATGCACTTAGATCTACCTGTAAGAGCCCTTCCAGAGCACTGATTCATGAATAATTTTTGTGTGAaagaagttaataaaaaatataatttggggAAGGGAGAAAAACATTCAACCTTGttacttgtttttatttcaatttagcaTTTTTTCTAAGTTACAACCTGACATAGTACAACAAAGTAATTTCATAGTATAAATATTGGCAACGCTTGGCAAATTTTTGTGGATATGACTCTTGAATACTACTTCAATACAACAATACACTTGttgtaattgattattattaaaaagttatcAGTGAGTTGACAAAATGTCTAACGAACACAAACTTATTGGTAAAATTCATCGATAAATATCATGATTTATTGATGCTCATAGAGGAAACTTTTGTACCAATTTTACTGAGGAAATTTacagttgatttttttttcaataataaaaactctAATTTACCGACAAATTCGTTACCAATAAAAATGtttgttaataattaatattctaATTTACCTACTTATTTATTACTGAAAAAATTTatgtcaataattaaaattctaaaatttattagtaaaatttCATCGATAATTAAACAAATTCTTGTAGTTTATTGACACTTTGTAGGACTGATAAGTGCAAAAGATGAATGATATGTTGTTCTTTACCCTCATATCACCTCTTTTGTTTCCCTATAGTGCAAATTGAGAAGTATTTTGGAATATACCTATTTTTCACTAGTTGAAAACGAATGAAACAACCATTTACAAGAGCATCCTAAACTGATTGATCAATTGGTTTAAGCTTTtcaaaccaaaattttaaaaagaataattttttccAGTAAACAAAGGGGAATATTAATATATGCGCCCTCAATATGAAGTTTATTTTGTCTAACAATTACACGACcttgtattttaaaaactataaaaaaacaactccgagataaattgtaaacaaaataaattgtacactaccaataaaatttaataggcGGTTTTCAACTTTCTTAAACACTTAATATTGTTGGAAAATCTTTCTTTGAAGTTATTAAGTAAAAGAGTGAGAGTATTGcaaaacacatataaatataatgaataacAAGTGATAAGAGAAAGAGAGATGTACAAAAGAGATTTagaatagtttaaaattaattctatGTTTAATACGAATTTCCTCAACCTTAGAGAGATTATTTGCTATATTTTCTATGTATTAAATTACAACCATGCTACAcatgtaattatataatatttgaacaaaaaaCCTAATGCAGAACTTAATACACCAAAAACACTTTAAAAAGATGTAATAACATTCACAAATAACGAAATAGTATATCACCCATCAATGGTAAGTATTCAAAGATTTAAATCAACGTGTAAAGAATCAAAATTACCACACAAAGTCTTGATTGAtggtttaaataaaaattataaacttacaaaattgtataaacattgaagtttttcattaatttaagaAATCCTAATGATTCAAAGTAATCGGTATGTTTTAAGTGAATTtcgaaatatatttatagaaatcaTTCAGGCTAGAACTTAATAATTTGTGTGAAGCTAATCAATTGTATTATTCTatgatatttttgtaaacaaCAAAACTCTATAagaattgatttattatttgtcgtttaattgattaattataataaacatTTACTTGAATTCGTACTAATTTGAGTTTATATCTCGTTTAAATCTATATTTAAAAgggaaaaattttcaaattttcaaattttataattttataatcatttgactttttattctattacatttataatgatattaaaattttaaaacgaGTTTGCAtattagattattattttttgtttgtgtttttataactatattaatataattatatgggATACTACCAAGTGTATTAGATAAGTGATTTCGTTATTTTTAGAATCTTCATGCACCGTATATAAATGACAACTATATTTTAACTTATGGATCAACATGATCCGTCACTTATGTTTATGGAATtggattagaaaataaattgttCATTTCATCATACGAAAAGAATTAGTTAATCTACGTAAAGAGTTAGTTATGTAAATAACAATACATGCTTATAAATAGGTATCTTATTCACTGCATCTATtacaaatgaaattatttaaattcaattttttaatatattagagTGACttctaataaattaaacaaaattcatttatCAACTTGTAAGATTGtataaatctattttgaaattttcttatattgatTCAGATGAATTTTTCTAAagataatttattatgtttaaaagtAGTATGAAATAGGTAAGAGATTAAGTTCATGAACTAGTTGTGACATAATGTGAAATGTAcgataaaagaagagaaaaaattaacacaatatgaatgtttaattaaaagAGTGAATgaactttatcatttttaaataaaaatataaagtaacaaaattttatttttaattgattaaaaaattcaaCTAAAATTACTGAAATTCAGttgaaaattaaagatattGAAAGTGATGTAGTTTTTTCTGAAACAGCACGACACAAATTAATATTCATCAAATAacataaaagtataatatttactCCAATaggatattattttaatatttaactactTGGGATGAAATTTCAGCACGAATCCAAATAACGCAAttaataacagaaaaaaaaatcacatcgtctgtcattttcatttttaaatagtgTCTTTAACAATTTCatacaattatataatatatatatatataattaattaaatgaaacccaaaattattgatgaaaCCATACAAGTGCCCCAACTCCAAAAATTCCTTCCGCtgcaaaagaacaaaaattgcAGAAGAAAAGAATGtaggagagagaaaaaaacacaaaataaggAAAGAGTATAATAACAGCCGGCCCGGTTCACCGACTCCGGTCCAATTTATCCAACATCGCGACGGTTCGGTGACATCGCTTGTTCcgattttgtttttcatttccttCTTCAGTgcattctctctctttcttcttatcttgtttctctctcttcttctcgcattgtttttctctctctcttaatACACACCGAACAACCCGCGACGGAGGCTCCGACCCGAATCGGACGACTCGACTCCGGCTCCGGACACTTTCATGTACTCCGCCCCCAATCTCATTTCGCTCCCATTCTCACCTATTTTCATCTTCTAGTTTTCACCATCGCCGAATCTGTGAGTCCTAAATTCCCATTTTCTCTCCCTTTCGATTCATGACACAATCACGTTGGACCAAGCTTctaattttttcctctttcattTTTCTGTCGCTTTTATTCTTTGAACTGTACAGCGACATTTGTTGCTAGAATAGGGCAATTTCAATTCCAATACCAATTTCTAAATATTCtgatttttttctgttttctttttagGTTTGGGATTTTAGGGTTCTGAAGTTTCTGCGCCTAACCCTGGGGGATATTGATTGGGAGGAAGGGGAAAGGAACCCGGGATTAGGGTTTCCTCGGAAGCTTTGTTTTTATAGGGAAAAATCAAGAGGGTATATTTGGGACTAGGGAGAGGGTTAGGTTTAGAGGATAATGTGTATACTGTGTGTTATTCAGAAGTGGTCTCGCCGGGTTGCCACGATGCTACCTTGGTTGGTTATTCCGTTAATTGGTTTGTGGGCACTTTCTCAGCTTCTGCCGCCTGCTTTTCGCTTCGAGATTACTTCGCCTCGTCTGGCTTGTGTTTTTGTGTTGTTGGTTACTCTTTTCTGGTATGAGATTTTGATGCCTTGGTTGTCGGCTTGGCGCGTGCGGAGGAATGCACGGATTAGGGAGAGGAAGAGGTTTGAGGCCATAGAGATGCAGAAGTTGAGGAAGACAGCTACTAGGCGGTGCCGCAACTGCTTGAGTCCCTATAGGGATCAGAACCCTGGTGGGGGTCGGTTTATGTGTTTTAACTGTGGTCATGTTTCTAAGAGACCGGTTCTAGACTTGCCTGTGCCTCCGGGGTTAGGGATTTCCAATTCCAGTATAGTTAAGGATTTGGTTGGAAAAGGTGGCAAGATATTAAATAGCAAGGTATGGTCTGAAAATGGATGGATGTGCGGTCAGGAATGGCTGGAGAATGGCAATTGGGTTGGTGGGTCTATTCCAGGTAATCCCAACAACTGGAGGACGAGTGAGAGTACTGGTCTTTTTGGAGGAGCCGAGCATTGTTCGACTGAGAGGTCATATTGTGGTCTTTTATTTTTGGTCTGCAAGCTTTTGACTTCGTTTTTCAAGAGCATTAGATGGCTCTGGAGAAAGGCTTTTAGAGTTAGTTCAAGAGAAGAATGTTCATCCGATGCTGAACATAGAGCATTCTTGGCAAAGAGGGGTGAAAATGGGGTGGGCCTCGGTGAAAGTAGAGGGGAAAAAGCGCGTAGGAAAGCTGAGGAGAAAAGACAGGCTAGGCTAGAGAAAGAGCTTTTGGAGGAAGAAGAGCGAAAACAGAGGGAGGAGGTTGCAAGGTTAGTGGAGGAGCGTAGGAAACTGAGAGATGAGAAAGTGGAAGCAGAAAAAGATCACAGCAGATCATCAAATCCCAGTAAGGATAAAGAGCGCAGGAAGGAAGCTGAAAGGAAGCGTcaggagaaaagaaaagagaaagacaaGGGTTCCAGTAAGAGCAACTCTGACGCCGAAGAACTGGAGAGAAGAGCTGGCAAGGAAAGTGAGCGGAAGCGGGACTTCGACAAAAAGAGCGAAATGGATCGCCGAGAGCAACATAAATCTGGGTTAGAGAGTGGCAAGGGACAGAATATGGACAATGCACCTAATAAAAATGTCCCTGCAAACAATTATAACCGAGGAGGCACAGGAGCAAGGTATCTTGACCGCATGCGGGGCACTTTTTTGTCTTCTTCAAAAGCGTTTGGTTTCAGTAGGAGCAATAATATTCCAAGTACTGTGGTGAAGGAAAACAAGTTTAATAGTTCTGTAGATCATGTTCATACTGCTCCCAGCCGGAGAGAAATATGTCCTCCTGAGCGTCCTGCTGCAAAATCCAATTTAAATTGTGATGATAGGATCACTCAATCTGTAAGTTGTCTTGCTTCCTATATCCTTTTCTTTGCTCTTTTACAATACTGTTCTAGCAGCTTATGTTGAGTGTTGATTAGTGATGGAGTGctagttacttttttttccaCATGAAAGAAAAACTTGTGGTTTTACAGATCAATACTACTGTCAAATTTCTGGACAAGGCTTTTGCTGTTATTTCATCTTGAAACGTGTCTATTGTCACTAACTTCCATTTTGTTTGATGACATTCTAAACTTTCAGTCTTTGAGAtttttgaacataacataattgCTTGTTATTACTGTATATAATCACGATGCTCTAATTAATAATTGCTTGCTataagtttatattaatttcttattagAAATCTATATGGTTATCTTGGGTGCACTGTAAAAATACGTACTAATGAAACTGTATTATCATGATGATTGTTCCTTGCAGGTACTCCCGGAATCACAGCCATGGAGCACAGCACCTAAAAAATCATGGCAGCAGTTATTTACTCGATCTTCATCTGTTTCTCAATCTTCGAATTCCAATGTAATATGCAGACCAAATTCGAAACCTCAAGCAGAAACCAAAAGCCCTCAGTTGTCTGCCCAGTCACCAGTTACGCAAACATTTACTAATcctattcaatttggtcttccaTCACCATTTAATATTTCTACCCATGCAAGTGTACCAACTAGTAGTAGTCTAGGTTTTTCTCCTGCAATTGAACCACTTTTTTCTCCTGTTGGAAATACATTGCATGTCTTTCGACAAGATGAACCGGAGCTTTTTGAAGACCCCTGTTATGTTCCCGATCCGGTGTCCTTGCTTGGGCCTGTTTCCGAGTCACTTGATAATTTTCAGTTGGACTTGGGAACTGGCTTTGGGACAGAGAATGCAGTAACAAAGCCACACTCTTTGAAAAGCATATCTGCCAGTTCTGATGTTAATAAGCCATCTCCGATTGAGTCACCATCATCCCGGGAGAAACAGAGCTGTTCTAATTGGTTTCCCAGTACCCCCATGGGCCAAGACAGGCGTGGTTTTCCCCTGGATGATGCAGCTGCAAATGAGAAGGGAACGTGGCAGATGTGGAGTTCGGCTCCACTTGTTCAAGATGGTTTAAGTATAGTAGGTGGCCCAGGGAGCTGGCTGTTATCCTCACAGAGGAACACACCAAACAAGGATGATTTTGTGGTTTCATCTTCTCAGAATGCTGTGGCTTCGTTTTTTAACAAAGAAGATAGCATAATATCCAGTATCCATTCTCCACAAAATGTTTTTCTTCCTAATGGCCATAGTGGTGAGAACTTCAGCCCCGTTACTGGTTCGTCTGGATATGATCCTTGGTCGCAAAGTGCTCTCTTCCCACCATTGTCAGGTGGTCTTATAGGTCAGGAGGCAGCCACCAAAAATGATATGATATATGGTAGCCCAAGTGAATCTGCTAGTAGCCATGGGCTTGATGGTTCTCCGGCTAACTGTTGGTCCAAGTATGTATGAACTATTTGCCTAGCCTATATATTGGATAGATAATGTGGAATTTCTGCTTtacatttatcatttatattgtTGAGCGTTTTAATTTGATGAAACTTATTTAGCAAAAAAAGATGAGAAAAAACAATTCTTATTTTTCGAAATGAACTGTAGATCTGTAAACATTTATGGGCAATTTTGTGGAATTCTAAACCTTTTTGCTTCTTTTGTTTCAAGTGTCTCGGTCATGTTATGTAGGTGATGATACGTTGGGAAAACCATTGGTTTCTGTGgcgaaaattaattttataatacttAACAAGTGATGGAATGTTTGAATGGAACAGCATGTGTTTAAGTATGTATGTGCTGTGTTGATCTTATTTGTCCTCTGTAGTCTGTTTGTTGAATTGTGTGGGTTGCTTATTGATGATACTCCGACTCAATGTATCTAAATGTATCTATTACTAATTTAGAGCAGTGCTTGTTTTTTGGGTGTTTTTTGAACTGATTGATTGAATAGAATTACAATTCTTCCGTACAGAAAACTAGCTTATAAAGAAGAAATATGTTAATGTTTCAAACGAGGgtgaattactttttaaacttattGGTAATGGTTTGACTGTTTGACTAGAGGTATATACCCAATACAGCATTTCCATCTCTAACAATGTTTCATCAGAGAAGAGCGAGGTgttgaaaatgaaatataaatacgataaaaaaatatagcatCACAGCTTTTGTCAAATTTCCTTGATTTTGTCTCTTCCGCTGTCCACATCCCACTCATGTATATGAAAGGTAATTTAAGTGTTTGATTGAAATGGATTCATGTGACTTTGGACATCTTTGGATGTCTGATATATAACagaataaaatgtatttagCTCCAAATTTACCTTTTTTATGTTCTTTAGATTTACTAAAAGTGGAATAGTTAATTGTCAAATGATATTTGGGATTCATGTGTTAGATCTGTGTGATATGTATTGTGATTTATTTGTTCATGAAATGAATGCGGTATGCAATGGACAGAAAGGGATTTAGTTGTTGGTGTTTGACAGTATATTTTCATGTCCTTTTCTTTACTCGTCTGTTCTGTTCGATTGAGTCTTTTGATTGAGTCGTGAAATGTTGTGTGATGGTGTTCATTGATTACTTCTAGCATTCATCAATTTGTTTATCCTTTCAAAGTAATTGTTTGAGAATATACTATCAGCTAAAATTTCAAACTACGGACTTGTTGAACCTTGGAAAATAGTGAAATAAAAACTAGTTGAAccaacaaaaagaaacaaaactaAAGAGACCCTCATAATTGAACAGTAAAAGAATCTCTTGTCCCTAAGGTAGAATTATGGCGAAGTCTAGATGCCTCAAATACTTGGACTACTACCTTTTTTCCTCCTTATGATGTGTTGGATTTATTTTTCCTCCTTGATTATGCAACTTGGGTCATTCCTTCCTCTCTAATACAATTTTTAGTGTTAATGTAGACGGTTGAAAAGTGTTGTTTGAAACTAATGGTTTTGCTTATGATATGAGCTTTTATTTTCACCATCTAAATGAAGTTCTAAGTTGTTGTGACGGTAGATTTAACAGCTTTGAATTTTGTTGCTTTGCAGAAAGGAATGGCATGTAGATGGTTCTGTTGAAAGCATAGGGAAATCAGCTGTTTCAAGGCCATATAGTGGAGGTCAACAGCCAACCTCGGATGTACAGTCGTTTTGgtcatttgattaaaaagatgaTAGTGACAGGTTATGAGGGATTTGATAAACAAACACAAGTGTTCTCTTGAGGCAAATAGCCTCTTTTGGGGGACGAGTTTAGAATACTGAACCCATTGTAtcttcctttcttctttttaaagGAAGATTGATGTTTACATAATGTTAACAGCATCAATAGGAATACATGTTGGATTGGATGCACTCTGAGCAAGGTAACAAGAGAGGTTCTGGTGCCCTCATTTCTTTGGAGAATGGTGATTCACATTTCCATGTTTCACGATCTTCAAATATGTATCAATTGATGTTCTTAATCACAAATTAACTCATACTAACATGACAAGCGGCCAATGTGTTTGTGTACGTTACAGTCTCATGACCAGCTGCATCTTTGACCGCATTGTTCACAAATTTAAGGGTGATTTTACCTGACCCGTTTTATCTAActgttttaccttttttttttcacacttgTCTCCTCCCTTGCGATGAGAGGTTTTAAATCTTTGATCaatgtgttaaaaaattatctaaaaaggATCGTTAAATAGGGTTCAAATCAAGTTACTGATTGCTGCTTTCTTCACCATGTAAGAAACTATCCTGAGATGAGCACGGACGTTGGATCTTTATCATATCCCCACATGTTCTCATTCAAGAATGTAAAATTTTCTGTAATCTGTAATATCCGTCCGTTTTGAAATTATAGTGAGTGGGGATTTTTATTGGGTGTGCCTAAAGTTGTCCTTACAGTCAAATTTTGTAGCACAAAGGTCCCTGCTGAAAATTTAGTTTGGacgtaataattttttattttgatttatttatgaGAGAAATAGTTTTCTTGTTATTTATGCATAGAGCACTAGCTGTTGAAACATAAAAGAACTAAAactaactatttatttttctcttgaaTGCAAGATGTTGAATCTTTTGCAGAGCAGGATGTGTTATGTGTTTGGTAAGCAAATAGTTGTTTTTCATATAGAATCAtgcaaaaaaattaatgttaatatatacTCATatacttctaaatgattagaagaaaaaaatttgtaacTAACAAGATCAAAATCTTGAGAccacataaagaaaaaatttaaaaaaattccgACCTGCCGGATTCGAACCAGCGACCTAAGGATACCTATTTGGATTTACCAACTACAGTCCTCCGCTCTACCAACTGAGCTAAGGTCGGAGCATATCCTAAAGATGACAAAGTTTTAACtatcataaacaaatttttatatgtttctGGCAAAATTTCGATCTGTCGGATGTTAATTATAAACCCTCCACATTATAAAATAGacttacttatatattttaccactgaacttttattgttttgtacattttgcattttttattatcatagatTCTATCATCTacgttttaaaattatatacacCTTATTTGTTTTCATGAATCCAATATTAAACTACTAATGTGTGGCGAATTCAATAATACATAGAtcttaattattcaatttttaatttcgGGAATTTTACTACCGAGAtatcaattttgttaattttatcctgatattataaattttttcttttttctttttttggataCCAATTTATTGTCAGCGTGTTGATATAATCAAAACAAACAACATTATTGCTTTAGAaagaatttaagaaaaaaaatatgaagtaaaaatttgattagaaattttattaaaatattaaaaatgtattaaatttgCATTTGTTATGTAGtaacttttatgtt
This region of Vigna unguiculata cultivar IT97K-499-35 chromosome 5, ASM411807v1, whole genome shotgun sequence genomic DNA includes:
- the LOC114184887 gene encoding uncharacterized protein LOC114184887; translated protein: MCILCVIQKWSRRVATMLPWLVIPLIGLWALSQLLPPAFRFEITSPRLACVFVLLVTLFWYEILMPWLSAWRVRRNARIRERKRFEAIEMQKLRKTATRRCRNCLSPYRDQNPGGGRFMCFNCGHVSKRPVLDLPVPPGLGISNSSIVKDLVGKGGKILNSKVWSENGWMCGQEWLENGNWVGGSIPGNPNNWRTSESTGLFGGAEHCSTERSYCGLLFLVCKLLTSFFKSIRWLWRKAFRVSSREECSSDAEHRAFLAKRGENGVGLGESRGEKARRKAEEKRQARLEKELLEEEERKQREEVARLVEERRKLRDEKVEAEKDHSRSSNPSKDKERRKEAERKRQEKRKEKDKGSSKSNSDAEELERRAGKESERKRDFDKKSEMDRREQHKSGLESGKGQNMDNAPNKNVPANNYNRGGTGARYLDRMRGTFLSSSKAFGFSRSNNIPSTVVKENKFNSSVDHVHTAPSRREICPPERPAAKSNLNCDDRITQSVLPESQPWSTAPKKSWQQLFTRSSSVSQSSNSNVICRPNSKPQAETKSPQLSAQSPVTQTFTNPIQFGLPSPFNISTHASVPTSSSLGFSPAIEPLFSPVGNTLHVFRQDEPELFEDPCYVPDPVSLLGPVSESLDNFQLDLGTGFGTENAVTKPHSLKSISASSDVNKPSPIESPSSREKQSCSNWFPSTPMGQDRRGFPLDDAAANEKGTWQMWSSAPLVQDGLSIVGGPGSWLLSSQRNTPNKDDFVVSSSQNAVASFFNKEDSIISSIHSPQNVFLPNGHSGENFSPVTGSSGYDPWSQSALFPPLSGGLIGQEAATKNDMIYGSPSESASSHGLDGSPANCWSKKEWHVDGSVESIGKSAVSRPYSGGQQPTSDVQSFWSFD